CTGGGCGGGTTCGACCTGGGGTGCGTCCTGGACCGGGTCTCCTGCGGGCGGCTTGCTGGCCATCGTGCTCCCCTTCGAGCCTGCTGCGGGCCTGGTGCGGTCCGCTGTGCGTGTTTCCTTCTTCTCGATCCTGGCACGCGGTGCGGGCGGGCTGCCCGGTGAGCGGTCGCGGGGCGGCAGGGGGCGGTCGACGGTCCGGATTGTCAGTGGTACGTGGCAGGATCGGGGTGTGGCTGAGACGGCATCGAAGAAGACGGCAGACAACCGACCGCGCCTGCTCCTGATGGACGGGCACTCCCTGGCGTACCGGGCGTTCTTTGCGCTGCCGGCGGAGAATTTCACGACGGGGGCGGGGCAGCCGACGAACGCGGTGTACGGCTTCGCGTCGATGCTCGCGAACACGTTGCGTGACGAGGCGCCGACGCATTTCGCGGTGGCGTTCGATGTGTCGCGCAAGACGTGGCGCTCGGAGGAGTTTCCCGAGTACAAGGCGAACCGTTCGAAGACGCCGGACGAGTTCAAGGGTCAGGTCGAGCTGATCGGTGAGCTGCTGGACGCGATGCACGCGGACCGTTTCGCGGTCGACGGGTTCGAGGCGGACGATGTCATCGCGACGTTGGCCACGCAGGCGGAGGCGGCCGGGTTCGAGGTGCTGATCGTCACCGGTGACCGTGACTCCTTCCAGCTGATCACGGACAACGTGACGGTGCTGTACCCGACCAAGGGTGTGTCGGAGCTGACGCGGTTCACGCCGGAGAAGGTCGAGGAGAAGTACGGGCTCACCCCGCAGCAGTATCCGGACTTCGCGGCGCTGCGCGGTGACCCGTCGGACAATCTTCCGGGTATTCCCGGGGTGGGTGAGAAGACGGCGGCGAAGTGGATCAATCAGTTCGGTTCGTTCGACGAGCTGGTTGCGCGGGCCGATGAGGTCAAGGGGAAGGCGGGGCAGAATTTCCGCGATCACCTGGACGCGGTGCGGCTGAACCGGCGGCTGACCGAGATGGTCCGCGATGTGGAGCTGCCGAAGGTCCCGTCCGATCTGGAGCGTGCTCCGTACGACCGTACGGCGGTCACCGGGGTGCTCGATGTGCTGGAGATCCGTAACCCGAGCCTGCGTGAGCGGCTGCTCGCGGTGGATCCGGGCAAGGCCGAGGACGAGGCGCCTGCGCCCGCTGCCGGCGTCGAGCTGGACGGTTCGGTGCTGGGTGCGGGTGAGCTCGCTCCGTGGCTGGCCGAGCACGGCGCGCAGCCGCTCGGTGTCGCCACGGTGGACACGTGGGCGCTGGGCAGTGGGACGGTCACCGAGATCGCGCTGGCCGCGGCCGGCGGGGCGGCGGCCTGGTTCGATCCGGCGTTGCTCGATGCGGCGGACGAGCAGGCGTTCGCGGCGTGGATCGCGGACGCGGACCGGCCGAAGGTCATGCACAACGCGAAGAGCGTGATGCGGGTCTTCCCGGAGCACGGCTGGCGGACCGAGGGCGTCTCGATGGACACCGCGCTCGCCGCTTACCTGGTCAAGCCGGGCCGTCGCTCGTTCGCGCTGGACGCGCTGGCCGTGGAGTACCTGGGCCGTGAGCTCGCTCCGGTGGCGTCGTCGGACGGGCAGCTGGCGTTCGGTGCGGACGACCAGGCCGAGGCCGATGCCCTGATGACGCAGGCCCGTGCGGTCCTCGACCTCGGTGATGCGTTCACGGCGCGGCTGAAGGAGGTCGGTGCGGCCGAGCTGCTGCATGACATGGAGCTGCCGACGT
This genomic interval from Streptomyces sp. NBC_00464 contains the following:
- the polA gene encoding DNA polymerase I, with product MAETASKKTADNRPRLLLMDGHSLAYRAFFALPAENFTTGAGQPTNAVYGFASMLANTLRDEAPTHFAVAFDVSRKTWRSEEFPEYKANRSKTPDEFKGQVELIGELLDAMHADRFAVDGFEADDVIATLATQAEAAGFEVLIVTGDRDSFQLITDNVTVLYPTKGVSELTRFTPEKVEEKYGLTPQQYPDFAALRGDPSDNLPGIPGVGEKTAAKWINQFGSFDELVARADEVKGKAGQNFRDHLDAVRLNRRLTEMVRDVELPKVPSDLERAPYDRTAVTGVLDVLEIRNPSLRERLLAVDPGKAEDEAPAPAAGVELDGSVLGAGELAPWLAEHGAQPLGVATVDTWALGSGTVTEIALAAAGGAAAWFDPALLDAADEQAFAAWIADADRPKVMHNAKSVMRVFPEHGWRTEGVSMDTALAAYLVKPGRRSFALDALAVEYLGRELAPVASSDGQLAFGADDQAEADALMTQARAVLDLGDAFTARLKEVGAAELLHDMELPTSILLARLERHGIAADRAHLEGMEQQFAGAVQQAVKEAHAAVGREFNLGSPKQLQEVLFGELGLPKTKKTKTGFTTDADALAWLAGQTEHELPVIMLRHREQAKLRVTVEGLVKTIAADGRIHTTFNQTVAATGRLSSTDPNLQNIPVRTDEGRAIRRGFVVGEGFETLMTADYSQIELRVMAHLSEDAGLIEAFTSGEDLHTTVASQVFGVEKSAVDPEMRRKIKAMSYGLAYGLSAFGLSQQLNIEAGEARGLMDTYFERFGGVRDYLHRVVEEARATGYTETVFGRRRYLPDLNSDNRQRRETAERMALNAPIQGTAADIVKVAMLHVDRALTEAKLKSRMLLQVHDEIVLEIATGEREQVEKILRHEMATAVQLRAPLDVSVGVGGDWESAAH